The proteins below are encoded in one region of Akkermansiaceae bacterium:
- a CDS encoding helix-turn-helix domain-containing protein, which translates to MNDKDFKKLVESVNQMGAIMRGDPIPHRRTTLSKINVRGLRDQLNLTQSEFANMIGVSVRTLQNWEQGRREPEGPAKALLRVVEREPKAVLNALHA; encoded by the coding sequence ATGAATGACAAAGATTTTAAGAAGCTCGTAGAGAGCGTGAACCAGATGGGTGCCATCATGCGTGGCGATCCCATACCACATCGCCGTACTACCCTGAGCAAGATTAACGTGAGGGGTTTGAGGGATCAGCTGAACCTCACTCAATCTGAGTTTGCAAATATGATTGGCGTTAGTGTTCGCACCCTCCAGAACTGGGAGCAAGGACGCCGTGAGCCAGAAGGTCCAGCCAAGGCTCTCTTGCGTGTTGTAGAGCGTGAACCCAAGGCCGTCCTCAACGCTTTACACGCCTAG
- a CDS encoding type II toxin-antitoxin system RelE/ParE family toxin: MLLHFIESPVFSEQIDGLLSEEEQRQLQLTLLEQPERGDLIKGSGGLRKLRFAGSGRGKRGGIRVVYYLWHEDTAFMLLAYPKNKQSDLTPPQLKLLKTLIQGYTNE; the protein is encoded by the coding sequence GTGCTTCTCCACTTCATTGAGTCTCCGGTTTTCTCAGAACAGATTGACGGCTTGTTGTCGGAGGAAGAGCAACGTCAGCTCCAGCTTACTTTGCTTGAACAACCTGAACGAGGAGACCTCATCAAGGGATCTGGCGGGTTGCGCAAGTTGAGATTTGCAGGATCGGGTCGAGGCAAGCGAGGTGGAATCCGTGTCGTCTATTATTTATGGCATGAAGACACAGCCTTTATGCTTTTGGCCTATCCGAAGAACAAGCAGTCGGATCTGACCCCACCACAGTTGAAATTGCTCAAAACCCTCATCCAAGGATATACCAATGAATGA
- a CDS encoding transposase produces MPRQVRVQYEDAIYHVMARGNRLDKIVRSDADREVFEATLGEVVGRTGWRLYAYALMGNHYHLVFKTPKANLVEGMAWFQNTVTKRHNARNKLRGHLFSGRYKAVLVEENDYLSTLIHYVHLNPVRAKLAAVKDGIESYPWCSLPDYIKPAGKRRSWLAVDSGLAHLGYADTAAGRRKLLAATEGLVDKRRLTRAGIHQPEGASLQVTLERGWCFGSEEFRERMSLLVGDAKPDTGSSVSKANGYTGKQIDDHAEATARLWIGRGLEALGLNHSDLERLNKTDWRKAMIVRSIRMHSSVKLEWIAKELHMGVRSGVTRAEQMLKILLKNDKAVQKLWLKMEKVHHFFA; encoded by the coding sequence ATGCCCCGGCAAGTCAGAGTGCAGTATGAGGATGCTATTTACCACGTGATGGCGCGGGGGAACCGGCTGGACAAGATCGTTCGCAGTGACGCGGACCGCGAGGTTTTTGAGGCGACACTCGGGGAGGTGGTGGGCAGGACAGGTTGGCGGCTCTATGCCTATGCGCTGATGGGCAACCACTACCACCTCGTTTTCAAGACTCCGAAAGCCAACCTTGTGGAGGGTATGGCGTGGTTCCAGAACACGGTGACCAAGAGGCACAACGCGCGCAACAAACTGCGGGGGCATCTTTTCAGCGGACGCTACAAGGCGGTGCTGGTAGAGGAAAATGACTACCTGAGCACACTCATCCACTATGTGCACCTGAATCCCGTCCGGGCGAAACTGGCGGCTGTGAAGGACGGCATCGAGAGCTATCCCTGGTGCAGTCTGCCGGACTATATAAAGCCCGCAGGAAAGCGCCGTAGCTGGCTGGCGGTGGATTCCGGCCTGGCGCACCTTGGCTATGCGGACACGGCGGCGGGGCGGAGAAAATTGTTGGCTGCCACCGAAGGCCTTGTCGACAAAAGACGACTGACGAGGGCGGGTATCCACCAGCCCGAGGGAGCCAGCCTGCAGGTCACACTGGAGCGGGGCTGGTGTTTTGGCAGTGAGGAATTTCGTGAGAGAATGAGTCTTCTTGTGGGTGATGCCAAGCCGGACACCGGATCATCGGTCAGCAAGGCCAACGGCTACACGGGCAAGCAAATCGACGATCATGCCGAGGCGACGGCGCGACTGTGGATCGGGCGCGGGCTTGAGGCGCTTGGGCTCAACCACTCCGATCTGGAGCGCCTCAACAAAACGGACTGGCGCAAGGCAATGATCGTTCGCAGCATTCGCATGCACAGTTCAGTGAAGCTGGAGTGGATCGCCAAGGAGCTTCACATGGGAGTCAGAAGTGGCGTCACCCGAGCCGAGCAAATGCTCAAGATCCTATTGAAAAACGATAAGGCAGTTCAGAAGTTGTGGCTTAAAATGGAGAAAGTGCATCATTTCTTTGCCTGA
- a CDS encoding IS110 family transposase — protein sequence MNKTYYIGLDVHKETIAIAHTFSGSRSEAVYYGECGGSNLAVERVLRKLAKQFGVKLRDLKVCYEAGPTGFVLARRLIQLGVDCTVMAPSKTERRPNEKIKTDKRDAKLIARAFRNGDITPVRIPPALDEAVRDVCRARTDASDDLARAKQRLNSFLLRIGFSYSGKSKWTPAHMRYLRDLTLPNDAHKVVLEEYMQAIDTCIERVTRLTDKLKQLLPDWEWEPVVRALMAFKGFQEVAAMTVVSELGDLRRFEHPRKLMAFLGLVPGEHSSGSKRRQGGITKCGNAHVRWMLVECAQHFRRAPKISGALTTRQIGQCKEVKALSWRMQNRLCKRYRTLRARGMRDSKCVVAVARELAAFIWECPAGTASI from the coding sequence ATGAACAAAACATACTACATCGGACTCGATGTCCACAAGGAAACAATCGCCATCGCCCACACTTTCAGCGGCTCCCGCAGTGAAGCCGTTTATTACGGGGAATGCGGCGGCAGCAACCTCGCGGTTGAGCGTGTCCTACGCAAACTCGCCAAACAGTTCGGAGTCAAACTCCGGGACCTCAAGGTTTGTTACGAGGCCGGGCCGACCGGTTTCGTTCTCGCCCGCAGGCTCATCCAGCTCGGGGTCGACTGCACTGTCATGGCACCCTCCAAAACCGAACGTAGACCCAATGAGAAAATCAAGACCGACAAACGCGACGCCAAGCTCATCGCCAGGGCATTCCGCAACGGCGACATCACTCCGGTGCGTATCCCGCCCGCCCTGGACGAGGCCGTGCGCGACGTCTGCCGCGCCCGCACCGACGCCTCCGACGACCTCGCCCGCGCCAAGCAGCGGCTCAACTCCTTTCTTCTGCGAATCGGTTTCAGCTACTCCGGGAAAAGCAAATGGACGCCCGCGCACATGCGATACCTGCGCGATCTCACCCTGCCCAACGACGCCCACAAGGTTGTGTTGGAGGAATACATGCAGGCCATCGACACCTGCATTGAGCGCGTCACGCGCCTCACCGACAAACTCAAGCAACTGCTCCCCGACTGGGAATGGGAGCCCGTGGTGCGCGCACTGATGGCTTTCAAAGGCTTCCAGGAAGTGGCCGCCATGACCGTCGTCAGTGAACTCGGCGACCTGCGCCGCTTCGAACACCCGCGCAAGTTGATGGCTTTCCTCGGCCTGGTTCCGGGAGAACACAGCAGCGGGTCAAAACGGCGGCAGGGAGGCATCACCAAATGCGGCAATGCCCACGTCCGCTGGATGCTGGTGGAGTGTGCCCAGCACTTCCGCCGGGCACCCAAAATAAGTGGAGCCCTCACCACGCGCCAAATTGGGCAGTGCAAGGAAGTCAAAGCGCTCTCGTGGCGTATGCAGAACAGGCTCTGCAAACGTTACCGCACACTGCGGGCACGGGGAATGCGCGACTCCAAATGCGTGGTGGCGGTCGCCCGCGAGCTTGCGGCCTTCATCTGGGAATGCCCTGCCGGAACGGCTTCCATATGA
- a CDS encoding GIY-YIG nuclease family protein codes for MYYVYVLQSGNDHGLYIGYTSDLRRRRNEHEQGLSKSTKGRRPLDLIYYEAYLDQSDALGRERFLKSGAGRMFLKKQLKHHFETFPVPPRDA; via the coding sequence ATGTATTATGTTTACGTGCTTCAGTCCGGAAATGATCATGGACTTTATATTGGTTACACAAGCGATCTGCGGCGACGGCGTAATGAACATGAACAGGGGTTATCCAAGTCAACGAAGGGGCGACGGCCCTTGGATTTGATCTATTATGAGGCCTACCTGGATCAGTCGGATGCATTAGGCAGGGAGAGGTTCTTAAAAAGTGGTGCTGGTCGTATGTTCTTAAAAAAGCAGTTGAAGCATCATTTTGAAACGTTCCCTGTCCCACCGCGTGATGCGTAG
- the hrpA gene encoding ATP-dependent RNA helicase HrpA → MSELPQINYPDLPVAQRREEIMEAMRLHQVVIVVGETGSGKTTQLPKMAYEIACGEGKSGRVGCTQPRRLAAATVARRVAGEMGTGLGERVGYQVRFVEKVQDETTIKFMTDGILLAETQRDRDLRQYDTLIIDEAHERSLNIDFILGYLKDLLGRREDLRVVVSSATLDAGMFSEYFNGAPVINVEGRTFPVEDYFLPPASDGEDLARHVGRAVQWVTDLDEAGDVLIFLPGEREIRECADTLEGKNFPRTEILPLYARLGLDEQERVFNVGGPNRRVVLATNVAETSVTIPGIVYVIDSGLARVSRWNPSRQIQSLQVEQISQASARQRRGRCGRICEGVCVRLYEEETLDAADEYTDPEIRRSSLAGVILRMKSLKLPDVREFPFLSPPSPKAISEGHRTLEEVGAMDKRGDLTDMGYQLAKLPLDPRLGRMLIEASKRRVLDAVLVMVGGMSVMDVRERPQEKQSEADSAHVKYNDETSDFLTLLHIWSAISPFREKRKFRRNQLRKYCKQNFLSFRRVMEWDQVVAELGRLVRNTLKVQIRPLASERKQWGDEDEMHKSLMAGIPMQFGFWDKEKRAYRSTGGREFAVFPGSGLFGNKKPEWLLGYELVETTRVWARKVAVIDVRWIEELVPHMCRYRYHSPHWDEHQGAVYGKETVLCGGLTLVDGRKVFYGRVRPDEAHEVFIREAILGKGLRTKGRFLQRLEEVREEIGSAEHKLRRAGGLWSEEAVYDFFHDRIPARICTAKAFQKWRTTGDNEELLMLKVEDCIWGEIEDLSDFPDCVWYGEQGYDVSYSETPGERTDGVVFEIGMDQIVDYPDHLTGWGVPGILEERVFLLIRSLPKSQRQVCSPGRAAAQAFVEEWHGWEPTRPLKVELADFLTRRTNHVIDAGMFEEDRLPDSLRPKVRVWSDEEEELGFSEHADEIRKKLTGLMRERREILVNEEWEMTGGEGWDFGDIPEVADDGVFPALVDEGDTVGMRAYLDRADADESHRAGCVRLFQIDQAGQLDYVRRQFPLGMTGKMMLPMMEQTKGEGMEQMLRIACEGAMASPLPRNAAAFQGAAANGKGELFNCADRVARGFESMLESYRVVSEWIESNRNDRHLHVVADDLSEEIGWLLGKGFIWRAGYARFCEYGRYFQAMEERLQRLQSLPQVKDDEKRERIRRQWKPWYAAWKHEPAKPQLWEIGWLLMEWRVAEFAPGFPRKVKVSEKRIQEKLTPFDG, encoded by the coding sequence GTGTCCGAGCTACCCCAGATCAACTACCCGGATCTCCCCGTGGCGCAGCGCCGTGAGGAGATCATGGAGGCGATGCGTTTGCACCAGGTGGTGATCGTGGTGGGGGAGACGGGTAGTGGTAAAACCACCCAGCTGCCGAAGATGGCGTATGAAATTGCCTGTGGGGAGGGGAAAAGCGGTCGGGTAGGCTGCACCCAGCCACGCCGCTTGGCGGCGGCGACGGTAGCGCGCCGGGTGGCCGGGGAAATGGGCACCGGGCTGGGTGAACGGGTCGGTTACCAGGTGCGGTTTGTCGAAAAAGTGCAGGATGAGACCACGATCAAGTTTATGACCGACGGCATCCTGCTGGCCGAAACCCAGCGGGATAGGGATTTGCGGCAGTATGATACCCTCATCATTGACGAGGCACATGAGCGGAGTCTGAACATTGACTTTATCCTGGGGTATCTGAAGGACTTGTTAGGACGGCGTGAGGACCTGCGGGTAGTGGTTAGCTCCGCCACACTGGATGCCGGGATGTTCTCGGAGTATTTCAATGGGGCGCCGGTGATCAACGTGGAGGGTCGGACATTTCCTGTGGAGGATTATTTTTTGCCACCGGCAAGTGATGGTGAGGATCTCGCCCGCCATGTCGGCCGTGCCGTGCAGTGGGTAACGGATCTGGACGAGGCAGGTGACGTGCTGATATTTCTGCCGGGGGAAAGAGAGATCCGCGAGTGTGCGGATACCTTGGAGGGGAAGAATTTCCCGAGGACGGAGATTCTGCCGCTATATGCACGACTCGGACTCGATGAACAGGAGCGGGTGTTTAACGTGGGCGGGCCTAACAGGCGTGTGGTGCTGGCGACCAATGTGGCGGAAACCTCCGTGACCATTCCGGGTATCGTCTATGTGATTGACAGCGGTCTGGCGCGGGTCAGTCGCTGGAACCCGTCGCGGCAAATCCAGAGTCTCCAGGTCGAGCAAATCAGCCAGGCCAGTGCCAGGCAGCGGCGGGGGCGGTGTGGTCGTATTTGCGAAGGTGTCTGTGTCCGGCTCTACGAGGAGGAGACGCTGGATGCAGCGGATGAATACACGGACCCGGAAATACGGCGCAGTTCGTTGGCGGGGGTGATCCTGCGGATGAAATCGCTGAAACTCCCCGACGTGCGCGAGTTTCCCTTTCTCAGTCCGCCGTCCCCCAAGGCCATCAGCGAGGGACACCGCACGCTGGAAGAGGTCGGAGCCATGGATAAACGAGGTGATCTCACAGATATGGGATACCAACTGGCGAAGCTGCCGTTAGATCCGCGCTTGGGCCGGATGTTGATCGAGGCATCCAAACGCCGGGTCCTCGACGCCGTCCTGGTAATGGTCGGTGGCATGAGTGTGATGGACGTGCGTGAACGCCCCCAGGAGAAACAGTCCGAGGCGGATTCCGCCCATGTGAAGTATAATGATGAAACGTCCGATTTCCTGACTTTGCTGCACATTTGGTCGGCTATCTCGCCGTTTCGGGAGAAGAGGAAATTCAGGCGCAACCAGCTTCGTAAGTACTGTAAACAGAATTTCCTCAGCTTCCGCAGGGTGATGGAGTGGGACCAGGTTGTGGCCGAGCTTGGTCGACTTGTTAGGAATACCCTCAAGGTGCAAATCCGGCCTCTCGCCTCCGAGCGCAAGCAATGGGGTGATGAGGACGAGATGCACAAGTCGCTGATGGCGGGCATCCCGATGCAGTTTGGATTTTGGGATAAGGAGAAACGCGCCTACCGCAGCACCGGCGGTCGGGAGTTCGCTGTTTTCCCGGGATCGGGTTTGTTTGGAAACAAGAAACCTGAATGGTTGTTAGGGTATGAGCTGGTGGAAACCACCCGCGTCTGGGCGCGCAAGGTGGCGGTCATCGATGTCAGGTGGATCGAGGAACTGGTGCCTCACATGTGCCGCTATCGCTACCACTCACCGCACTGGGACGAGCATCAGGGGGCTGTCTACGGCAAGGAGACCGTTCTCTGCGGTGGGCTTACCCTGGTGGACGGGCGCAAGGTTTTCTATGGCCGGGTCCGACCTGATGAGGCACACGAAGTCTTTATCCGTGAAGCGATCCTCGGCAAGGGTTTACGCACAAAGGGTCGGTTTTTACAGCGGCTCGAAGAGGTCCGCGAGGAGATCGGGAGCGCTGAGCACAAGCTGCGGCGCGCCGGCGGGCTGTGGTCGGAGGAGGCTGTCTATGATTTTTTCCACGACCGTATTCCGGCGCGGATCTGCACTGCCAAGGCATTTCAGAAATGGCGCACAACGGGCGACAACGAAGAGCTGCTCATGCTCAAGGTGGAGGATTGTATCTGGGGCGAAATCGAGGACCTCTCCGACTTTCCCGACTGCGTCTGGTATGGTGAACAAGGTTACGACGTGAGCTACTCGGAAACCCCGGGTGAGCGGACCGATGGCGTTGTGTTTGAAATTGGCATGGACCAAATCGTTGACTACCCCGACCATCTAACAGGATGGGGTGTTCCGGGAATCCTTGAGGAGCGCGTTTTTTTACTGATCCGGTCACTACCGAAGAGTCAGAGGCAGGTGTGTTCACCTGGGCGTGCGGCGGCGCAAGCCTTTGTCGAGGAATGGCATGGCTGGGAGCCGACCAGGCCGCTCAAGGTCGAGCTGGCTGATTTCCTGACAAGGCGGACCAACCATGTGATCGATGCGGGTATGTTTGAGGAAGACCGTTTACCCGACAGCCTCCGGCCCAAGGTGCGCGTCTGGAGTGATGAGGAAGAAGAGCTGGGTTTTAGTGAACATGCTGACGAAATCCGCAAAAAACTCACCGGGCTGATGCGGGAGCGCCGGGAGATCCTGGTCAACGAAGAGTGGGAGATGACCGGTGGTGAAGGTTGGGATTTTGGCGATATCCCCGAGGTGGCCGACGATGGGGTATTCCCTGCGCTGGTGGACGAAGGTGACACGGTGGGCATGCGGGCTTACCTTGACCGTGCCGATGCGGATGAAAGTCACCGCGCCGGCTGCGTGCGCCTTTTCCAGATCGACCAGGCGGGCCAGCTCGATTACGTCCGCCGCCAGTTTCCTCTCGGGATGACGGGTAAGATGATGCTCCCGATGATGGAGCAGACCAAAGGCGAGGGGATGGAGCAGATGCTGCGTATCGCTTGTGAAGGGGCGATGGCATCACCACTGCCACGCAACGCCGCGGCTTTCCAGGGCGCCGCAGCGAACGGAAAAGGAGAGCTGTTTAACTGCGCGGATAGGGTCGCCAGAGGTTTCGAGTCGATGCTCGAAAGTTACCGTGTCGTTTCCGAATGGATCGAGTCAAACCGCAACGACCGCCACCTCCACGTCGTTGCCGATGACCTCAGTGAGGAGATCGGATGGTTGTTAGGAAAGGGTTTCATCTGGCGTGCAGGTTATGCGCGTTTCTGCGAGTATGGTCGGTATTTCCAAGCGATGGAAGAACGTCTGCAACGACTGCAAAGCCTGCCCCAGGTCAAAGACGATGAAAAACGCGAGCGTATCCGCAGGCAATGGAAACCATGGTATGCCGCCTGGAAACATGAACCTGCGAAGCCGCAGCTCTGGGAGATTGGCTGGTTGCTGATGGAGTGGCGAGTTGCCGAGTTTGCGCCGGGGTTTCCACGTAAGGTGAAGGTGTCCGAGAAGCGGATTCAAGAGAAATTGACCCCATTTGATGGATGA